Sequence from the Flavobacterium sp. J372 genome:
GCCATTATTAGTAAGGTTTATATTGATAAGGCCTGTAAAAGTAGCTGTATATCTATATATTACTTCATTACCATTCAATGCTGTAGCGCCTGCATTACAAGATGTTCCGGGAGTACCGTCTACAAAGTCACCAAAGTTGACGGTATTATTACTGGTTTGGAACGGAAGGTTGTTAATTGGCAGTGGCTCTCCACATCGTGCGCCCAGCGACACTGTGCTAAAGTTAAAAGGGCCTGCCCACTCACTGGGGTTTGTTGGCGAGCAAAGTGACCTTACATAATATTTATAAGCAGTAGCCGGTGTAAGGTTTGGTGCGCCTCCCGCAGGCCAAACAACTGATGTAGTTGCATTAACCACATATCCTATGCCTGTAGGGCTGGCCGCTACCGGCACAACTTCAATTTCATGGCTTGTTGCCCCGCTTGGGTTTACCCATTGCAATGTAGCTCCTGATGTAGTTGGGTTTGTAAACACAGGATTTGCCGCTGTAGGCTTATCACAACGCTTGTCAACGCTTACGGCGTCAATAAGCCAGCGGTCTCCCTGGTTAGTCACGCCTTTCATAACAAAAGCTATATAACATGTTTTTCCTATATAGCTGTTTGGTATTGTTATAATCTTATTTAAATATTGAAGCTGGTCGCCGTTTTCCATTAGCTGGGCCTCACTTAAAGGAAATGTTCCTGTTGAGCCGTCAATTAAAGAAACATAATTTCCATAAGCCAGCTGGGTCGGATTTTCAGAGATACGAATGTCAAATTCATTTCCCTGTCCTGCCTGCAAAGTAAGTTTGGTACAAAATTTCAAGATAGGGTTTGTAGGCACCGTAAATGCCGGCGAAATAAGCCAGTCAATAGGCCTGCCATTTGGCGGAAGCAGGTTTTCACGTTGAAGGAAGGCCGCATACGTGCCGTTACAACCAGCCTGAGCACCGGAACCCGCTGATTGTACCCATGTCACCGTAGACTGGGGTGCATCTGTCACATCATTATATATTGCCCATCCCGGAGCAGGCCAAACCTCGAAAGATTCGAAAGCCAGCTGTGCATATGCGCCGCAGATGGTAAATATCATCATGAAAAGTGATAGCGTAAATTTTTTCATAGATTTTAGTTTTGGTAATAGAATCTCCAAATTTAAAAAAATATAACTTCCTATTAACATTTAAATAAAATTTAACATTGAATGGCGTTTTAACATATTTTTTTGAAAGAATGTTCTCGTTTAGTTTCTAAATTTGCAAATTGATATCTATTTTATGCTTGAAAAGGAAACTACAAATTTTGAAAAGACAGTAATTGCAGGAATAATTACACAAAATCAGTCTGAAGATAAACTTAATGAATATTTGGATGAACTGGAATTCCTGACTTTTACCGCTGGCGGAGAGGCTATAAAGCGATTTTCGCAGAAAATGGATAAACCAAATCCAAAAACATTTTTAGGCACCGGAAAAATTGAAGAGATTAATACATATATTAAAGAGTATGGTGTTTCTACCGTAATCTTTGATGATGAGCTTACTCCTGCCCAGCAAAAAAACCTGACCCGCGAGCTTGACTGTAAAGTACTTGACCGTACCAACCTCATCCTTGACATTTTTGCGCAGCGTGCGGAAACATCTTATGCACGCACCCAGGTTGAGCTGGCGCAATGCCAGTACTTACTGCCACGCCTATCGGGTATGTGGACACACCTTGAGCGCCAGCGTGGCGGTATAGGTATGCGCGGACCCGGTGAAACAGAAATTGAGACTGACCGCCGTATTGTGCGCGACCGAATAGCTTTATTAAAAGAAAAAATCAGGACTATAGACCGCCAGATGAGTGTACAGCGCAGCAATCGGGGCGCTATGGTACGGGTAGCACTGGTAGGATATACAAATGTAGGCAAGTCAACCCTTATGAACGTGATAAGCAAAAGCGAAGTATTTGTTGAGAACAAGCTCTTCGCCACACTTGATACTACTGTACGTAAGGTGGTAATTAAAAACCTGCCGTTTCTACTGAGCGATACCGTTGGTTTCATCAGAAAATTACCTACTCAACTGGTAGAATCGTTTAAAAGCACACTTGATGAAGTGCGTGAAGCTGACCTGCTGCTACATGTAGTTGATATTTCGCATCCTGATTTTGAAGACCATATTGCATCGGTAAACCAAATATTGCAGGACATAAAGAGCATTGACAAGCCTACTATTATGGTTTTCAATAAAATTGATGCTTATAAGCCGCTGAAGATTGATGCTGATGACCTGATGACCGAAAAAACATCGCAGCACAATACCCTGGAAGAATGGCGCGAAACCTGGATGAGCAATGTAGGCGAAAAAAATGCGCTATTCATTTCAGCAACCAATAAAGAAAATTTTGAAGAATTCCGCGAAAAGGTGTATGAAGCAGTAAGAGAAATACATATCACGCGTTTTCCGTATAATAATTTCCTTTATCCTGATTACAAGGAAAATCTTTCAGAAGATAAGGAATAAATGTAAGGGTTACCATCAGGGTAATCCTTTTTTAATACAACACATATAATAATGCAGGACCAAAACACAACAGCGCCTTTACTTACGTCATATCAAAAGTTTGTAATATTTATACTTGCCATAACACAGTTTACAGTAATACTCGATTTTATGGTAATGTCGCCATTGGGTGATATCCTTATGAAAGACATGAAGCTGTCGCCTTCCCAATTTGGCATAGCTGTTTCGGCATATGCTTTTAGTGCAGGTGCTTCAGGGTTATTAACTGCAGGCTTCGCTGATAAATTTGACAGGAAGAAGCTGTTGCTGTTTTTTTACATAGGCTTTATTATCGGCACCTTACTATGTGGTGTGGTTGATACCTTTGTTACGCTGGTGGCTGCACGTATTTTCACCGGCCTCTTTGGCGGGGTTATCGGCTCTATATCTATGGCTATCGTAGCCGACTTGTTTGCACTGCAACAGCGTGGGAGAGTTATGGGATTCCTGCAAATGGGGTTTGGGGCCAGCCAGGTTATGGGTATACCCATCGGGCTGTACCTTGCCGATAAATGGCACTGGCATATGCCATTTTTATGGATAGCCATTATGGCCGCTATTGTGGCGGTACTTATAGGTGTACGAATGGGGCCTATTAACGCGCATCTGGCTGTAAAGCAAGACAAAAGCCCCTTCCTGCATTTATGGCACACGGTAAGGAATGCTGATTACCGTATAGGTTTCACCGCAACGGCGCTTCTTTCGATAGGCGGCTTTATGATGATGCCTTTCGGTACAGCCTTCGCAGTAAATAATCAAGGCGTGAGCCACAGCCAGCTGCCACTCATATTCATGGTGGCGGGTGTGAGCACACTGTTCCTGATGCCGATGATTGGTAAACTGAGCGATAAGGTAGATAAATTGAAGCTATTTGCCATTGCCTGCTTATGGATGATTGCCGTGGTAGTGGTTTATACTCATCTGGCCAATGCTGCATTATGGATAGTTATTGGCTTTAATGTATTAATGATGATTGGCATTACTGGCCGTATGGTACCATCTACAGCGCTTGTAACCGGCGTGCCCGAGATGAAAGATCGCGGCGCATTTATGAGTATAAACTCATCTTTACAGCAAATTGCAGGAGGTGTGGCAGCCGCTTTTGCAGGTACAATCGTTGTACAGCAAACAACTACCAGCCCATTGGAACATTATGACATTGTAGGATATATTGTTGCCGCAATCACGTTGATAAGTATTTGGCTTATGTGGCGGGTAAATAAAATGGTAAAGCGCAAACTTGCCGCTGCCCCGCCTGTTCATACCGAGTTTACCGATGTGCCCGTACAGGAGATATAGTCCTCTTCCATTTGGCTTCGCCGAACCACTTCGTTAGGTGTCGAGCGAAATGTAATGAAACTGAGAAATGTCAAACAATACTGAGATTTCTACTTCCCCGAAATGGAAGACGTTAATGCTGTTTAAAACCCGTAATTAACTGCTACCCCAAATACCTGCCTTACCTGGAATCCGCGGAAGGCATTATCATCATAAATCGTCTGGAATGACAGGTTGGTGGTAAGGTATCGGTTAATCTTCATAACTATATTCAACTGGTAGTCGATATCTACGTTCTGTGGGTCTTCCAGATAATTTGAATATAAATTCAGGATGTTTTCAAACGTCACATTGGCAATCACATCAAGTTTATAGTAAGCTGATGCATTAAAACCAAGTTCATATCGCGTAGATTTGCCTTCTTTCACGCCAAAGTATTCTTCATCAGGTAGTGTAAAAGCCTTATCTACAAAAGTGAATTTTGATGTTGCCGGACTCAGGTTTACTTTCAGGTTTTCATCGCGTTTGTACAGCATACCGGGACCGGCATACAAATAGCCTGGCGACATAAAGTTGGTATATTCCTCACGCACCTCAACACCTTCATCGGTACGCTCATACATGTAGCCTTTGGTAAACTGGGTTTTGAAGTTAGCAAAAGCGGAGTAATACCAGTATCTTGAAATTTGCCTGCCCAAAACGGAATTTATTTCGAGCCTGTCATCTGTCTTTTTTGCAAAGGCGCTGGTACGCGTTTTCACGATACCGTATGATGCTATGAACTTATTATCCCAAGACCAGACACCCTTTTTATAATTTACATCATAGTTAATCCCTACGTTGCCCGATATATTATTTTCACCACCGGCCAGCCAGTTGTCAAAAGTAGACTGGTTAAACAGTAGTGATGCATTTCCTTTAGCCATCCACGGGCTTATTGTATCAGTCACAATACCCGAAGGTGCAATCGTATCTTGTTGTGCATACAGCGCCGGAACTGCGAATAATGTTAGAAGTGCAAATAGTTTCTTCATGATGTTTATTGGTTTAGGCGGATTATCTCTTCTTATAGAGCGGGACAGATGAACATGCCTCGCCAAACATTATACTTTTGGCAACAGGCAACAGCTTTTGGGTAGCCAGTGTATATACCTGCTGTGGCACAGGCTTTCGGGCACAACCTTTAATGATAACAGGCTTGCCTTCGTATTGGCTGTAGTCTAACCCCGCAAGTATTTCACTATATAATATCGTGTTCATTTCTTCAACAGAGCCTTGTATCACTTTCTTCGCAAATGGTTGCAGATAAGTTGTAATAAGCATATAAGCCCAGGCGGGCACAATAGCATCGGTACTGCATTGAATGGCAATAAACTTATCCTCATATTGCTGCCAGTCATGGTTTTTAAGGCTCTCGCGGAATTCTTTTTCCCTCAGTACAAAACCTTCCCACAGCCATTGTGAAATATCAATTACCACGCGCTCACCATCAGGGTAATAATCTTCAAGGTCAAATACCTGCAGGGCGCTGTTGGCAACGCGGTTTATTATTTCGTCTTCTATATTTGTTTCAGGTTTCATGTTTCAGGTTTGTTTTTACAATTCTTTTTCGCGCCATTTAAGCAGCAAATAGAACTTTATAACTTTCAACTTTAAAACTTTATGACTTCTTAAAGCATTCCAAGCTCCAGCTTAGCCTCTTCGCTCATAAGGTCGCGGCTCCATGGCGGGTCAAAAGTAATCTCTACCTCAGTGTCTTTTACGCCCTCTATTTTATTGATCTTATCCTGCACTTCCTGCGGAAGGCTCTCCGCTACCGGGCAGTTAGGTGATGTAAGCGTCATGAGTATCTTCACTTCGTTATCGGTATTTACCATTACATCATATATAAGCCCAAGCTCATATATATCTACCGGGATTTCAGGATCATAAATACCTTTAAGTACTTTTACTATTTGCTCGCCAAGTTGTGCAGTGTCTATTTCGTGTTCCATAAGTTTATTGTTTGGCGCTGAAAGCCAGCGCATACATTTTTATTTGTTTTATCATGCTCACCAATCCGTTAGCTCGGGTTGGCGAAAGGTGTTCCTTTAAACCTATTTCATCTATAAAGGTGGTATCAGCATCAAGAATATCTTTCGGGCTTTGATTAGAAAACACCCTTATTAATATAGCAATGATGCCTTTGGTAAGGATGGCATCGCTATCGGCTGTAAACACAACTTTACCATCCTGTTGTTCACCGTGCAGCCACACTTTGCTTTGGCAGCCTTTTATGATATTCTCTTCGGTTTTATACTGCTCTTCAACTAACGGAAGTGTCTTCCCAAGGTCGATAACGTACTGGTAACGCTCTTCCCAATCCTCAAACATTGAGAATTCATCGATGATATCGTCCTGTATTTCTTTAATTGTCATTATTCTTTTACCTGTATTTTACCTACTCCCGATATTCCGGTAATTTCATCAACCAATGCTTTTATCTCAGCCGGCGGGTTGCCGTCATCAAATGTTACACTACGGTAAATTGCATCACTTGCTGTAATAGTAAGGTGTGCCGCCATTGCACCGTCATATTGGTGTGCTTTGGTTGGCGCCTCAAGGGTTTCCATCTTTTCAAGGTTCACTTTTTTAGCCAGTGCTGTGAGTTTGTCCCAGTTATCTTTACTGAGCGGATAAGTTGCTTCTATATTTTTACCAAGCCTAAGCTCCTTCACTTCAACTTTATCACGCGTTATGGTAACTTCTTTATTTGAGCCGCGGGTATAGGCTTTGTACTCTAATACGGTAATATCAGTACTGGCCTGCTTTTGGCTATTCTGTGATGATGAGCAGCCGGCACCTGCTACTATCATTATTACTATTGCAAGATATTTTTTCATACTTGTAAAGTTACTCTTTTTAAGCGAGCATCATTTTGGCTTTGTTAAGTCCTGCCACAAGCGCATCAATCTCTTCTTTTGTATTGTAAAAAGCGAATGACGCCCTTATTGTTCCGGGTATCCCGAAATACTGCATAATCGGCTGTGTACAGTGATTGCCCGTGCGCACCGCTATACCCATCTTATCAAGAATCGCGCCGACATCATAAGGATGCAGGCCTTCAATCATAAATGATATAACCGAAGTTTTGTGTTCCGCGGTGCCTATAATGCGGAGGCCTTCAATCTTTAGCAGTTGCTCGGTACCGTAATCCAATAGTTCCTGTTCGTAAGCAATGATATTATCAAATCCTACGCTATCAAGATAATCAATAGCAATGCCAAGCACTATTCCGCCCGCAATATTTGGTGTACCTGCTTCAAACTTATGCGGAAGGTCGGCATAGGTAGTTTTCTCAAAACTCACATCCTTTATCATTTCACCACCGCCCTGGTATGGTGGCAGCTTGTTGAGCCATTCTTCTTTACCATATAGCACGCCGCTACCCGTTGGCCCGCATGCTTTGTGTCCAGAGAAGGTATAAAAATCACAATCCAGCGCCTGCATGTCAGGACGCAGGTGCGGGGCAGCCTGTGCACCGTCAATCAACACGGCAGCGCCTACAGTATGGGCTTTATCTATGATATACTTTATGGGGTTGATAGTGCCCAGCGCATTACTGATATGGTTTACGGCAACAATCCTGGTCTTATCTGTTAACAGTTTGTTAAACTCTTCCATCACTAGCTCACCGTTGTCATTCATCGGGATCACAACCAGTTTTGCACCGGTACGTTCACAAAGCATCTGCCAAGGCACAATGTTGCTGTGGTGCTCAATAGCCGATACCATTACCTCATCACCTTCTTTTACAAACTTTGTAAAACCATTTGCAACGAGGTTAATCCCGTGTGTTGTCCCGGCAGTAAACAATACTTCGTGCGCGTACCTGGCGTTCAGGTGCTTCTGTATCTTTTGCCGTGAGGCTTCATAGGCATCGGTAGCCAGCTGGCTCAGGGCATGCACCCCGCGGTGAATGTTACTGTTTATTTCGCTATAGTATTTTGAGATGGCATCAATAACCACCTGCGGCTTTTGCGAGGTCGCGGCATTATCAAAGTACACGAGAGGCCTGCCGTTTACCTTTTGGTTAAGTATCGGGAAATCTGCCCTTACCTTTTGTATATCTAACATAGTCTTTTCCTGAAAATTAAGGCTGTAAAGCCAGTACAAAGGTAGTCATGTTTAGCTAAAAATCCGAACTGTAAAGGCTTTAACATTCAGCCCTGAAATTATTCTGTTTACGGCTTTTTCAGATGGGAAATAGTTTGTAAGTTTGCGCTTATTTAGATTTAGTAAAAACAACAATCGTTCATAACCAATGAAAAAACTCACCGCTATTGTTGCCTTTTGCCTTATAATGGCAGGCGTTTCATGCAAAAAATCTGAAAAATCTACTGA
This genomic interval carries:
- a CDS encoding choice-of-anchor J domain-containing protein, encoding MKKFTLSLFMMIFTICGAYAQLAFESFEVWPAPGWAIYNDVTDAPQSTVTWVQSAGSGAQAGCNGTYAAFLQRENLLPPNGRPIDWLISPAFTVPTNPILKFCTKLTLQAGQGNEFDIRISENPTQLAYGNYVSLIDGSTGTFPLSEAQLMENGDQLQYLNKIITIPNSYIGKTCYIAFVMKGVTNQGDRWLIDAVSVDKRCDKPTAANPVFTNPTTSGATLQWVNPSGATSHEIEVVPVAASPTGIGYVVNATTSVVWPAGGAPNLTPATAYKYYVRSLCSPTNPSEWAGPFNFSTVSLGARCGEPLPINNLPFQTSNNTVNFGDFVDGTPGTSCNAGATALNGNEVIYRYTATFTGLININLTNNGLNSTMFVYTSCDNIGAICAAGGTGSNVPINLNNFAVTTGQDYYIVISTSGSTQTTPYTLIVQAASCTPPTSTPPTTGIGPNSATLSWDPVATGIVEWQIVVQPQGGRNTTGHRYNYG
- the hflX gene encoding GTPase HflX, with the translated sequence MLEKETTNFEKTVIAGIITQNQSEDKLNEYLDELEFLTFTAGGEAIKRFSQKMDKPNPKTFLGTGKIEEINTYIKEYGVSTVIFDDELTPAQQKNLTRELDCKVLDRTNLILDIFAQRAETSYARTQVELAQCQYLLPRLSGMWTHLERQRGGIGMRGPGETEIETDRRIVRDRIALLKEKIRTIDRQMSVQRSNRGAMVRVALVGYTNVGKSTLMNVISKSEVFVENKLFATLDTTVRKVVIKNLPFLLSDTVGFIRKLPTQLVESFKSTLDEVREADLLLHVVDISHPDFEDHIASVNQILQDIKSIDKPTIMVFNKIDAYKPLKIDADDLMTEKTSQHNTLEEWRETWMSNVGEKNALFISATNKENFEEFREKVYEAVREIHITRFPYNNFLYPDYKENLSEDKE
- a CDS encoding MFS transporter, whose translation is MQDQNTTAPLLTSYQKFVIFILAITQFTVILDFMVMSPLGDILMKDMKLSPSQFGIAVSAYAFSAGASGLLTAGFADKFDRKKLLLFFYIGFIIGTLLCGVVDTFVTLVAARIFTGLFGGVIGSISMAIVADLFALQQRGRVMGFLQMGFGASQVMGIPIGLYLADKWHWHMPFLWIAIMAAIVAVLIGVRMGPINAHLAVKQDKSPFLHLWHTVRNADYRIGFTATALLSIGGFMMMPFGTAFAVNNQGVSHSQLPLIFMVAGVSTLFLMPMIGKLSDKVDKLKLFAIACLWMIAVVVVYTHLANAALWIVIGFNVLMMIGITGRMVPSTALVTGVPEMKDRGAFMSINSSLQQIAGGVAAAFAGTIVVQQTTTSPLEHYDIVGYIVAAITLISIWLMWRVNKMVKRKLAAAPPVHTEFTDVPVQEI
- a CDS encoding DUF3078 domain-containing protein, with the protein product MKKLFALLTLFAVPALYAQQDTIAPSGIVTDTISPWMAKGNASLLFNQSTFDNWLAGGENNISGNVGINYDVNYKKGVWSWDNKFIASYGIVKTRTSAFAKKTDDRLEINSVLGRQISRYWYYSAFANFKTQFTKGYMYERTDEGVEVREEYTNFMSPGYLYAGPGMLYKRDENLKVNLSPATSKFTFVDKAFTLPDEEYFGVKEGKSTRYELGFNASAYYKLDVIANVTFENILNLYSNYLEDPQNVDIDYQLNIVMKINRYLTTNLSFQTIYDDNAFRGFQVRQVFGVAVNYGF
- a CDS encoding DUF2480 family protein — its product is MKPETNIEDEIINRVANSALQVFDLEDYYPDGERVVIDISQWLWEGFVLREKEFRESLKNHDWQQYEDKFIAIQCSTDAIVPAWAYMLITTYLQPFAKKVIQGSVEEMNTILYSEILAGLDYSQYEGKPVIIKGCARKPVPQQVYTLATQKLLPVAKSIMFGEACSSVPLYKKR
- a CDS encoding SUF system Fe-S cluster assembly protein, which produces MEHEIDTAQLGEQIVKVLKGIYDPEIPVDIYELGLIYDVMVNTDNEVKILMTLTSPNCPVAESLPQEVQDKINKIEGVKDTEVEITFDPPWSRDLMSEEAKLELGML
- a CDS encoding SufE family protein codes for the protein MTIKEIQDDIIDEFSMFEDWEERYQYVIDLGKTLPLVEEQYKTEENIIKGCQSKVWLHGEQQDGKVVFTADSDAILTKGIIAILIRVFSNQSPKDILDADTTFIDEIGLKEHLSPTRANGLVSMIKQIKMYALAFSAKQ
- a CDS encoding aminotransferase class V-fold PLP-dependent enzyme produces the protein MLDIQKVRADFPILNQKVNGRPLVYFDNAATSQKPQVVIDAISKYYSEINSNIHRGVHALSQLATDAYEASRQKIQKHLNARYAHEVLFTAGTTHGINLVANGFTKFVKEGDEVMVSAIEHHSNIVPWQMLCERTGAKLVVIPMNDNGELVMEEFNKLLTDKTRIVAVNHISNALGTINPIKYIIDKAHTVGAAVLIDGAQAAPHLRPDMQALDCDFYTFSGHKACGPTGSGVLYGKEEWLNKLPPYQGGGEMIKDVSFEKTTYADLPHKFEAGTPNIAGGIVLGIAIDYLDSVGFDNIIAYEQELLDYGTEQLLKIEGLRIIGTAEHKTSVISFMIEGLHPYDVGAILDKMGIAVRTGNHCTQPIMQYFGIPGTIRASFAFYNTKEEIDALVAGLNKAKMMLA